ATTCACCGGAGCGCCCAAACCGCGCAGGTAGTAAAGCAGTCCGTGAAATGCCCGCATCAGGAAAATCATCTCGGCCGGACCGGCGATGCGGAAATTCCAACGGTCATCACCGAGGACGTCCCGCATGCGCTCATCAAGCCGCCAGTGCGCGAGGTCAAAGTTATGATCGGCCACGAACGGTTCGAGCAGCACCTGGCAAAGCGCCGGCAGTTTGTCCGCCAGCGGCGCCAAGTATTCAGGGCGAAAGCCCAGCTTCACGAACAACGGCAACGGCGGTTCGCAATGTTGTTCCGTGGCGCGGATCAGTCGCAACAGCGCCAGCACCGTCTCGCGCGACGGTTCGTAGACGCAGCCGAAATCGTACAGGACGAGTTTCGGACCGGAGTCCGTCATCCGGAAACGCAGATTCCCAGGATGCAAGTCTGCGTGAACCTGTCGGCGCATGAACAGTCCGTGCAGGAATGTGCGGACCATCTGCTGGGCGAGGTCGCGGCGCTGCTCGGCGCTCCACTCCGCCACGACCACGTCCCAGTGATCGCCATCTTCCCATTCGGTGACGAGCACTTGCTCGTGGGAAAAGTCCGTCAGCACGCGGGGCACGACCAGAAACGGTTCGCGCGCGGCCCAATCGCGGAAGCGGCGCTGGTGCTCGGCCTCGGCGGCGTAGTCCAATTCTCGGTCGAGATCCTGCGTGATCACGTCGCGATAGCGCCGCATGTCGAAGCCGCGGCGCAGATTGCCCAGCGGCATACTGAGCCAGCCGAGCATGCGGAGGTCGGTTTCCACGGCGTCGCGCACGCCCGGGTACTGCACTTTGACGGCCACCTCCACGCCATTGCGCGTGACGCCGCGATGCACCTGGCCGAGCGAGGCCGCCTGGCCGCATGGATCGATCGAGGACATCACTTCCGCGACGGGCCGTCCCCACGCGCGGACAAGTAGCGGCTCAATCACTTCCCAGGGCAGAGCCTCGGCCGTTTCTTGGAGCGCCGCATATTGATCGGCGACGTGCTCGTCGCGATCCGAGAAACTCAACATCTGGCCGAGCTTTTGCGGCAGCCCTCGCAGCTTTCCCATCCGCTCCGCGAGGTGCCGGCGCACGCGCCGTTGGACCACCTCGTCGTCGCCTGCTCTCAGCCGGCACGCGCTCGCAGCCAAGTCCAGGTAACCGGCGGCGCGTCGCAAAGTGGCAAGGGGCATAGGGAGTGTGAAGTTTTCAGTTTTTAGTGTTCAGTATGTGACTACAGCGCTGGATCGTAAGCACAGTTTTTCATCTCCTCACTGAAAACTGAACACTGAACACTTCAAACTCTAGACGGACGTCGCCGCCACGTTCTCAATCGTGGCGACCAGCAGCTTTTTATCGAAGGGCTTCGTAATAAAGTCCGACGCGCCCTTGCGGAAGGCTTCTTTCAAGATCGTAGTTTGTTCCAGCGCGCTGACGACGATCACGCGCGCACCTGAGTCAATCGCCAGAATGCCTTCCAGCGCGTACAGTCCGTTAAACTGCGGCATCACGAGATCAAGCGTGACGACATCCGGCCGCAGTTCGCCGTAGCGTTCCACGGCGTCGCGGCCGTTCGCGGCTTCGCCGACGACTTCGAAGCCTGCCTCGGTGGCGGCCTCTTTAATCAGCTCACGGATGATCATTGCGTCGTCGACAACAAGCAATCGGACTGGCATGACGGAAAGTTCCTTAACTCGCGCGAACGGGGTCGCGTCATTCTGGTTCGTGGTTCTCGTTACAAAACAACCGCTGGTTGGCCTTGAACTTCAATGCTTAATGCGCCGGTGGCCGGATCGAACTCGACGCGGCGCCCCTGGCTGCCGCCCAAGTGCTCGGACACAACGCGAACATGCGCTTTGGCGAGCGCCGCCTTGACGGCCGCCGCATTGGCAATGCCGATCTGGAGCGGTCCGCTGGCCGCGAACATGCTGGCGCCGCCTGCCAGCTTGGCTTGGTAACCAGCCTTCAGTCCGGTGAGTTTTTCCAGTGCCGCCAACAGCGCCGGCACGGCCGTATCAGCGAACTTGCCGGGTCCGCCTTGGTGCCCGGTCGATTCCGGCAGAACAACGTGGGCCATGCCCGCGACGCGCAGCCGTGGATGATACAGGCAGACGGCAACGCACGAGCCTAGCACCGAGGCGAGCCGGACCGGCGGTTGCGCCGTCAACAGCTGACCCATGCCGACAAACGGCGTGGCGCTGGTCTTGGTTGCTTCCGCGACGGTCATTCCCTGATGCTCCGGCGTTGGTGCTCTAGTGTGATGGTGGACTACGTGGCGGAGTGCAGCGCGTTTTCCATGCGCTTTCTCAACGCCAGCGTGGGCAGGAAGAAGACATTCCAATTCAGCTCTTCGTCGGCCCGATGAAATGCCGTGCGGCAGATCACGGCTTGATCGCAGGTCATGGCCTGTCCGACCAACGCTTGTTCCAGCACGCTCGCGCCGTAGTCCTGCACGAAATACGGCGGCGAGGGGACCAGTTCCACGTCGACGAGCCGCGTCAACGCATTCATGTAAGCACAGCCGAGGATGTTGCCCGTCTCGGTCAAGGCAGATTTTTCCAGCGCCGTCCATTCCCCGTCGACGCTTGGCTCCCGGCCTAGCAACGCGGCGGCCAGGCGGCGACCGTTCTGATCGTCGAACGTGAGGATCATCTCGCCGCCGATTTCGCCGGCCAGGCTCAGCACGACCATCGTCACGAGCTCGTGCGCCCAATCGAGTTCCTGGCACACGTTCTCGAGCGGAATCTCGCGGACCTCGTCGAGGCTGAGCGTAATCAAGCCGTTCGTCCAGCGGCACATCGCGGCCGAAGCCTCGTGCGTCGCCGCGCCGAACAACTCGTGGAGAATCACCAATTCGGGAAGCATGGAATCTGGTTTCCTGGTCATGCTGATATTTCCTCGGACACGCCACGACGCTGAGCCGCTTCGACCAGTGCCGCGATGTCTAAAATCAATGCCACGCGACCGTCGCCGAGGATGCTGGCCCCGGCGATACCCATGACGTGCCGATAATTCTCTGCGAGCGATTTGATGACGATGTCTTCCTCGCCCAGCAGATGATCGACCGTCAAGCCTAGCTCGCGACCTTCGCTGCCTAGGATCACCATCGTGATATCCGCTTGCGGATCGGCCGGCGCTAAGTCGTCTGAGCCATTCCACTCGAACAATTCATCGAGCCTGACGATGGAAACCACGCGCCCGCGGACCGTCGATGTGGGCACGCCGTGTACGGTATTCACTTTATCCGCGCTGATGCGCACGATCTCTACCACTGATTCGATCGGCAGCGCGAAGATCCCGCCATCGACTTCGGCCATCAAGCTCGGCAAAATGGCCATCGTCAGCGGGAGCTTGATGGTCAGCGTCACGCCCTGCCCGGGCACACTGTCGACGTCTACGGCGCCGTTCAGCTCTTCGATCTTGCTCTTGACGATATCCATGCCCATGCCGCGGCCGGAAATCTCCGTGACTTGTTCCGCGGTGCTGAAGCCGGGCTCCCAGATCAGGTTGTAGATCTGTTGCGGCGTCATCCGCTCGGCGTCGGCTGGCGTAATCAAGCCTCGATCCAGGGCTTTTTGTCGGATCCGTTCCGGGTCGAGCCCCTTACCGTCGTCGGTGACCTGAATCACGATGCGGTTGCCGCGATGAAACGCGTTCAGCGTAATCACGCCTTGCGCGGGCTTGCCGGCCGCGACGCGCGCCTCG
This Planctomycetia bacterium DNA region includes the following protein-coding sequences:
- a CDS encoding chemotaxis protein CheD, with the protein product MTVAEATKTSATPFVGMGQLLTAQPPVRLASVLGSCVAVCLYHPRLRVAGMAHVVLPESTGHQGGPGKFADTAVPALLAALEKLTGLKAGYQAKLAGGASMFAASGPLQIGIANAAAVKAALAKAHVRVVSEHLGGSQGRRVEFDPATGALSIEVQGQPAVVL
- a CDS encoding chemotaxis protein, encoding MTRKPDSMLPELVILHELFGAATHEASAAMCRWTNGLITLSLDEVREIPLENVCQELDWAHELVTMVVLSLAGEIGGEMILTFDDQNGRRLAAALLGREPSVDGEWTALEKSALTETGNILGCAYMNALTRLVDVELVPSPPYFVQDYGASVLEQALVGQAMTCDQAVICRTAFHRADEELNWNVFFLPTLALRKRMENALHSAT
- a CDS encoding response regulator; this encodes MPVRLLVVDDAMIIRELIKEAATEAGFEVVGEAANGRDAVERYGELRPDVVTLDLVMPQFNGLYALEGILAIDSGARVIVVSALEQTTILKEAFRKGASDFITKPFDKKLLVATIENVAATSV
- a CDS encoding AarF/ABC1/UbiB kinase family protein; the encoded protein is MPLATLRRAAGYLDLAASACRLRAGDDEVVQRRVRRHLAERMGKLRGLPQKLGQMLSFSDRDEHVADQYAALQETAEALPWEVIEPLLVRAWGRPVAEVMSSIDPCGQAASLGQVHRGVTRNGVEVAVKVQYPGVRDAVETDLRMLGWLSMPLGNLRRGFDMRRYRDVITQDLDRELDYAAEAEHQRRFRDWAAREPFLVVPRVLTDFSHEQVLVTEWEDGDHWDVVVAEWSAEQRRDLAQQMVRTFLHGLFMRRQVHADLHPGNLRFRMTDSGPKLVLYDFGCVYEPSRETVLALLRLIRATEQHCEPPLPLFVKLGFRPEYLAPLADKLPALCQVLLEPFVADHNFDLAHWRLDERMRDVLGDDRWNFRIAGPAEMIFLMRAFHGLLYYLRGLGAPVNWRRMLWPCMHGLSGEMASLAMPMPTQSYRDFRSLAQWLKIRVSESGHTKVELTANATGIDDLEQLLDPELMVKIRERHIELEQIVRDIRRRGYTPGPVFQMDEGSKHIAVWLE